Proteins encoded in a region of the Orcinus orca chromosome X, mOrcOrc1.1, whole genome shotgun sequence genome:
- the LOC101277864 gene encoding melanoma-associated antigen B4-like, which translates to MPRGQKSKLRAREKRHQARRETQNLGGAQATAAQREESPSCPSSPSQGTPPSSPAAGPRQEPQGAPATSSRAAGVSGPGSDVRAKGPVQARKSSSRASASGESFQRDPLIKKVGMVIEFLLEKYTVEEPIIKADLLKLVNKRYKRKFPEILRRAAECVQLVFGLELKEVKPGGDSYALGSKLHVSDDGRQSSGGRFRKNGLLMLVLGVIFLNGDCASEEEIWEFLNGLGVYVGRCHIIFGEPRKLITEDLVQEKYLVYRQVCDSDLPCYELLWGRRAHAETSKMKVLEFMAKVAGTVPNALPDLYEEALKDEEERARARAAARAGTRVKASAPSKVMSSSSSHP; encoded by the coding sequence ATGCCTCGGGGGCAGAAGAGTAAGCTCCGTGCCCGCGAGAAGCGCCACCAGGCCCGGAGGGAGACCCAGAATCTCGGGGGTGCTCAGGCCACTGCAGCACAGAGAGAAGAGTCGCCCTCGtgcccctcttctccttctcaggGTACTCCCCCGAGCTCCCCTGCTGCTGGCCCTCGCCAGGAGCCTCAGGGAGCCCCAGCCACTAGCTCTCGTGCTGCAGGGGTTTCAGGCCCAGGATCTGATGTGCGCGCCAAGGGCCCGGTTCAAGCAAGGAAAAGTTCCTCCCGCGCCTCAGCCTCTGGTGAGAGCTTTCAGAGAGATCCTCTGATCAAGAAGGTGGGAATGGTGATAGAATTCCTGCTGGAGAAGTATACAGTGGAAGAGCCCATTATAAAGGCAGACTTGCTGAAGCTTGTGAACAAAAGGTACAAGAGGAAGTTCCCTGAGATCCTCAGGAGAGCTGCTGAGTGCGTTCAGCTGGTCTTTGGTCTTGAGTTGAAGGAAGTCAAGCCGGGTGGTGATTCCTATGCCCTTGGCAGCAAGCTACATGTCAGCGATGATGGGCGTCAGAGCAGTGGCGGGCGGTTTCGGAAGAATGGGCTTCTGATGCTTGTCCTCGGTGTGATCTTCTTGAATGGCGACTGCGCCTCTGAGGAGGAGATCTGGGAATTCCTGAATGGTTTGGGTGTTTATGTTGGAAGGTGTCACATAATCTTTGGGGAGCCCAGGAAGCTTATCACAGAAGATCTGGTGCAGGAAAAGTACCTGGTGTATCGTCAGGTGTGCGACAGCGATCTCCCGTGCTATGAGCTCCTGTGGGGCCGGAGAGCCCACGCTGAAACCAGCAAGATGAAAGTCCTGGAATTTATGGCCAAGGTGGCTGGTACCGTCCCCAATGCCTTACCAGATCTCTATGAGGAGGCACtgaaagatgaggaagagagagCCCGAGCCCGAGCCGCAGCCAGGGCTGGTACTCGAGTCAAGGCCAGTGCGCCTTCCAAGGTCATGTCTAGCAGTTCCTCCCACCCTTAG